The genomic segment GGAGCCGTGCGCCTCCGGCGTTTCGCCCTGCTCGCGTTTCTCGCGTGGCTGTCCGCGCATTTCCTGACTGGCGGCGCGTTCTAAGCCTCAGCATCGTCATCTTCGGCCCGCCGGTCCCGATCGTCTCGCAGAGACCTTAGCGCGGCGCGGAAAGCCTCCGCCAGGTCGGGCACCTGCTTGACGAGCGACGTCAGCAAGGTGACGGCAAGGCTGAGTAGGCTGAAGAGACCGAGCAAGTAGAGGGTGATGGCGTTCCAGTCCATCGATTCGCACGCGCCTTCCGAACTTGGCGGTCGAACCGGCATACGGCAGCCTCAGATCGACCACCGACGAGGTGGTTTCGACTGAGGGACTGCCGACGCTTAGCAAATCCTCTGTGGCGCTGTCAGCGCGTATCGGACGGTGTCCCCTCTCACGGTCTCGCTTACGTCCTCTTTCGGAGCGTTGTGGTCCCCCAGGGGACCGAGGGCTGGCTTGGCGTCTCAAACCAGCCCCTGGTCTAGCCGGAGGTGCGCGGGTTGCTCTCCCGCGCGCGAACACGAGCTCTGTGCGATACAGAGGCAAAAGCTGTATCGCACAGAGTTCAGGCACGCGCGTACATGGTAACCAATGAGACCTCTGTGCAGGTGACTTGGAGGTGAGGGCGTGCCCGGCCCCGTGCCCAACCGTGAAGCCGACTTGGCTCGCCCCCGCGAGCGCAAGGGCGGAGGTGCGCAGACCGTTACGCGCGGCCTGGCCCGCCCCGCGAAGGTGCCGAATGCCGACCGGAGCTGGCATCCGATCGCGAAGCGCCTGTGGGACTCCCTGAAGGAGTCCGGTCAGGCCGACTTCTACCAGCAGTCTGACTGGGCCCTGGCCTACTCGTTGTGCGAAGACCTGAGCTTCTACAAGTCATCAGGGAAGCGGTCGGGCCAGATGCTTCAGACGATCTACTCCGCATTCGAGCGGCTGCTTGTCGCCGAGGGCGACCGACGCCGTGTGCGCATCGAACTGCACGAGCCTCAGCCCGAGGTGCAGTCCGCGGCAGTCCTCGCCATCGCCGACTACAAGAAGGATCTCGGCCTCGACGCCTGATCTCGGGGGGTGAGCGATGGCTACCACGGCGAACCTCACCCTCGAAGAGATCGAGGCTCTGGAGCCAGAGTTCCACGGACCGACCTGGCAGAAGGATGCGTTCGGGCAGTGGAAGTTGCCGGCGCGCACCCTCGGCTGGCAGATCGCCGGATGGTGCGCACAGTACCTGGACGGCGAGGGCTCGACCGACGAGAAGCGCGTCCCCTGGAAGTTCACTCGCGAGCAGCTCCGGTTCCTCCTTTGGTGGTACGCCATCGACGAGGACGGAGAGTTCGTGTACCGCACGGGCGTCCTCCAGCGGCTAAAAGGCTGGGGGAAGGACCCTCTGCTCGCCGTGGTCAGCCTGGTCGAATTCGTCGGGCCGAGTCGTTTCTCGCACTGGGGCGAGGACGGCGACCCGGTGGCCAAACCACATCCGCAGGCATGGGTGCAGGTGACTGCCGTCAGCCAGGAGCAGACGACGAACACCATGGGTTACTTGCCAGTCCTGATGTCCGAGAGGCTCATCTCGACGTACGGCATCAAGATGGGTGCCGAGCTGATCCGGGCAGACCGAGGGCGCAAGCGGCTCCAGGCGGTTACCAGTTCGTATCGAGCTATCGAGGGAAAACGCACAACTTTCACCCTGCTCAACGAGACCCATCATTGGATCTCGGGCAACGG from the Streptomyces sp. NBC_01335 genome contains:
- a CDS encoding phage terminase small subunit, giving the protein MPGPVPNREADLARPRERKGGGAQTVTRGLARPAKVPNADRSWHPIAKRLWDSLKESGQADFYQQSDWALAYSLCEDLSFYKSSGKRSGQMLQTIYSAFERLLVAEGDRRRVRIELHEPQPEVQSAAVLAIADYKKDLGLDA